The Patescibacteria group bacterium genome window below encodes:
- a CDS encoding prepilin-type N-terminal cleavage/methylation domain-containing protein yields MLYRENKKNQENKKTPQRFEVFNSGVSNKLNNKLNSKLYNNKFFILQSNKTVKAFTLIELLVVIAIIGILSTLVIVALGNSRASARDAKRLNDLKAMANALELYYADNNAYPEADNFSPGATFEAGGVVYMSKVPNNPTPHTDGNCPDEEYRYISNSSQSYSIIACIGSNQSNLGAGGVTISSASGLQSVGSLNGLVLYLDASNPASYPGSGNTWYDLSGIVGNQTFVNGPPGFSPENGGVIDISMPQSILIGQPAELNFTPLNSFSMGGWAKVGQVDIWPGNLYNTNASFVGRGVTGGSVGIGFERNKDTSQHSVLTGSRAIAAIINYQAIQLENFYHFFYVYTPTFQYAYLNGTLYSTQNVSGSTGGSFTGNWGIFRDAALPGGNGRNIEGSIGSVKIYNRSLSHEEVLAEYNSTKNKFGL; encoded by the coding sequence ATGCTATACAGGGAAAATAAGAAAAATCAAGAAAACAAGAAAACACCTCAACGATTTGAGGTGTTTAACAGTGGGGTAAGTAATAAGTTAAATAACAAGTTAAACAGCAAATTATATAATAATAAATTCTTTATTCTACAATCTAATAAAACAGTAAAAGCCTTCACCCTAATAGAACTCCTAGTAGTTATAGCTATTATAGGTATATTATCTACTCTAGTAATAGTAGCCCTAGGTAACTCCAGAGCTAGTGCCAGAGACGCTAAAAGACTAAATGATCTAAAAGCCATGGCTAATGCCCTAGAGCTATATTATGCAGATAATAACGCATACCCTGAAGCAGATAACTTTTCTCCTGGAGCTACTTTTGAAGCTGGTGGAGTAGTCTACATGAGTAAAGTACCCAATAACCCCACTCCTCATACAGATGGTAATTGTCCAGACGAAGAATATAGATATATATCTAATTCATCTCAAAGTTATTCAATTATTGCTTGTATAGGATCTAATCAAAGCAACTTAGGAGCTGGGGGAGTAACTATTAGTAGTGCTTCAGGTTTACAGTCCGTTGGTTCTCTTAACGGACTTGTTCTTTATCTAGATGCTTCTAATCCCGCTTCTTACCCTGGTTCTGGTAATACTTGGTATGATTTAAGCGGAATAGTAGGTAACCAAACCTTTGTTAATGGCCCTCCTGGTTTTAGCCCAGAAAATGGTGGAGTGATTGATATAAGCATGCCTCAAAGTATTTTAATCGGTCAACCGGCTGAACTTAATTTCACCCCCTTGAATTCTTTTTCAATGGGTGGCTGGGCTAAGGTTGGACAGGTAGATATTTGGCCCGGTAATTTATATAACACTAACGCGTCTTTTGTCGGTAGGGGAGTGACAGGTGGTTCAGTGGGTATAGGATTTGAGCGTAATAAAGATACATCGCAACATTCAGTTTTGACTGGATCTCGGGCTATTGCAGCTATAATAAATTATCAAGCTATTCAATTAGAAAACTTTTATCACTTTTTCTATGTTTACACCCCTACTTTCCAGTATGCATATCTTAATGGTACCTTATATTCAACCCAGAATGTTTCTGGTTCAACTGGTGGAAGTTTTACTGGAAATTGGGGAATTTTTAGAGATGCCGCTCTTCCAGGAGGCAACGGTAGAAATATCGAAGGATCTATTGGCTCCGTAAAGATCTATAACCGATCTTTATCCCACGAGGAAGTTCTTGCGGAATATAATTCCACTAAAAATAAATTTGGTCTCTAA
- a CDS encoding DUF4012 domain-containing protein produces MPLHGDSNLLATYGRHESNLLSSPPKGRKRFSWTKLLTRLFFIFLTLVALFIIFVGFNARSLSSVYSSANQGRLSLELSLEAAKRSDFSQASFLAQEAVLSFEEAQVSLNKVKLGPLRLIPLFDVYRQDIAHLIAAGRILSETLSQGTDYVSSLTDVIGPYSNIKFSELPSEEKQKLLAVIYNADNLMIETEEALGMALLELEAVRSFSWFGDFSGRLEDLKIVLRKSQGTLTEAAPLTRLLPPLFGYPEAADYLLIFQNNDELRPTGGFIGTYGLIRTKDGDFERFETHDIYHLDIPVEDLVEVEPPYEIRRYLVQRWYMRDANWSPDWPTTAEKLLWFYDLENSVHPEPDPVKNFNGVIGVTPELIVDLLKITGPIEADGDIYDQDNFVELLQYRVEVEYARRGESGWDRKSVIGEISRQMKERLFDLPLERWPEMIEVVSDNMLRKNILLYHKDEELQKLIRQQGWSGEIRQEWGDYLFAVDANLAALKTDSVMQKEIVYEIKQSPEGRLIAKTTLNYSHAGGSDWRTSNYRTYSRIFVPEGSRLIASGGYTDGEVGVGRELGKTFFGAFLNVEPGEIGQLYFEYELPAMVAENMKKYQNYRLIVQKQPGRQNTSLKVDLNFLNEIKSYEPAALSIEKIDVGQLNYKGDMRVDRAFLINF; encoded by the coding sequence ATGCCCCTTCATGGAGACTCTAATCTTTTAGCTACTTACGGACGACATGAAAGTAATTTGCTTTCCTCCCCACCCAAGGGTCGTAAGCGATTTTCTTGGACTAAACTTTTAACTCGTCTGTTTTTTATTTTTTTGACTCTAGTTGCCCTTTTTATTATTTTCGTTGGTTTTAATGCTCGTTCTCTTAGCTCGGTTTATTCTAGTGCTAATCAGGGAAGGCTTTCTTTAGAATTGTCTTTAGAGGCGGCTAAACGTTCGGATTTTTCCCAAGCATCCTTTTTAGCCCAAGAGGCTGTTTTGTCTTTTGAGGAAGCGCAAGTTTCTTTAAATAAAGTTAAGCTCGGACCCCTGCGTTTAATTCCTTTGTTTGATGTTTATCGCCAAGATATTGCTCATCTGATCGCTGCTGGGCGAATCCTTTCCGAAACGCTTAGTCAAGGTACTGATTATGTTAGTAGCTTAACTGACGTGATCGGCCCTTATTCCAATATAAAGTTTTCCGAGTTACCCAGCGAAGAAAAACAAAAACTTTTAGCTGTTATTTATAACGCAGATAATTTAATGATTGAAACTGAAGAGGCTTTAGGTATGGCTTTACTTGAGTTGGAAGCTGTTAGGTCATTTTCTTGGTTTGGAGATTTTAGTGGAAGGTTAGAGGATCTAAAGATTGTTTTACGAAAAAGCCAAGGAACTTTAACCGAGGCTGCACCCCTAACTCGTCTTTTACCTCCGCTTTTTGGTTATCCGGAAGCCGCTGATTATTTGTTAATTTTCCAAAATAACGACGAACTTAGACCAACCGGAGGGTTTATCGGAACGTATGGACTTATTAGAACCAAAGACGGTGATTTTGAGAGATTTGAAACTCATGATATTTATCATTTAGACATCCCGGTGGAGGACTTGGTTGAGGTTGAACCGCCTTATGAGATTCGTCGTTATTTGGTACAACGTTGGTATATGCGTGACGCTAACTGGTCTCCAGATTGGCCGACGACCGCAGAAAAACTTTTGTGGTTTTATGACCTTGAAAACTCCGTTCATCCTGAACCTGATCCGGTTAAAAACTTTAACGGCGTGATCGGGGTTACGCCGGAGCTTATTGTTGATCTTTTAAAAATTACCGGCCCGATTGAGGCAGATGGGGATATTTATGATCAAGATAATTTTGTTGAGCTTTTACAATACCGAGTAGAAGTGGAATATGCCAGAAGGGGAGAATCTGGTTGGGATCGTAAGTCGGTGATTGGAGAAATTTCTCGCCAGATGAAAGAAAGACTCTTTGATCTCCCACTTGAACGCTGGCCCGAGATGATTGAAGTTGTTAGTGATAATATGCTTCGTAAAAATATTTTACTTTATCATAAGGACGAAGAACTGCAAAAACTTATCCGTCAACAAGGTTGGTCTGGCGAAATCAGACAAGAATGGGGAGATTATCTTTTTGCGGTGGACGCCAACTTAGCAGCCCTTAAAACTGATTCTGTTATGCAAAAAGAAATAGTTTATGAAATTAAACAGTCACCCGAGGGACGTTTAATTGCCAAGACTACTCTTAATTATTCACACGCCGGTGGTTCGGATTGGCGTACTTCCAATTACCGAACATATAGTCGTATTTTTGTGCCGGAGGGCAGTCGCCTAATCGCTTCTGGTGGTTATACGGATGGAGAAGTGGGAGTGGGCAGAGAGTTAGGTAAAACCTTTTTTGGAGCTTTCTTAAATGTTGAGCCAGGAGAAATCGGGCAACTTTATTTTGAATACGAATTGCCGGCGATGGTAGCTGAAAATATGAAAAAGTACCAAAACTATCGTTTAATAGTACAAAAACAACCTGGTAGGCAAAATACTTCCTTAAAGGTTGACTTAAACTTCCTTAATGAGATAAAATCGTATGAACCGGCTGCTTTGTCCATTGAGAAAATAGATGTCGGGCAACTTAACTATAAGGGAGATATGAGAGTGGACAGAGCCTTTCTGATTAATTTTTAA
- a CDS encoding efflux RND transporter periplasmic adaptor subunit produces the protein MMSKKKKKWLIIGSIIIVLIIAAVVFSRREKPPEYTTSEAIKGTLVQSVNETGTITPAKEINLSFMSGGELIGLSVEVGDTVEVGQVLAQTDFSTLLIRQEEVRAGQAIAQAGLEQALATLAAAEREEKNLQAVFSEQLSQTDKTLADLEAEGIISSSQRQTLVIAETALANTKSTYQQAVDSRQASLVITLDSRLSSLAPTLDSLDNMLTDEDFRSQLRTPTKAYLLLEANELFEKSEDSLAEALVRVAEAKNGGTSYQVDMAYEASQKAAGDIFALANLLFTMLQNINANFQFTQTQLDSYKSLTEVHVNSLSVTISSLQSSRQALDDARLSYNVNVSAAEEQVNQAKLSLGLAIDGTKDGESLTKLQQQQQLDAAKARVTSAQAGVKLSSAQLAQASAGLKMIAKQTEDAVMTSPIEGVITAVNYQVGEQVPPGQPVLSVLTQNNYQVEVDVSETDIAKLSLYDEAEIILDALPDKTFIGSVYFIEPAATVIQGVTYYKVKITFDPGEDERVRTGMTADAVITALRLEDVLTIPARAVLERNGSRQKYVRVLENEELKEVEVETGLNGDGGLVEITKGLKEGDIVITFIREK, from the coding sequence ATGATGAGTAAAAAGAAGAAAAAATGGCTTATTATCGGTAGCATTATTATTGTTTTAATTATTGCCGCTGTGGTGTTTTCTAGACGTGAAAAACCTCCTGAGTATACTACCTCTGAAGCTATTAAGGGTACTTTAGTACAATCGGTTAACGAAACTGGTACTATTACTCCTGCTAAGGAAATTAATCTTTCTTTTATGAGTGGCGGGGAGTTAATTGGTTTATCTGTTGAGGTTGGCGATACGGTGGAAGTTGGACAGGTTTTAGCGCAAACCGATTTTTCCACCCTACTAATTCGTCAAGAAGAAGTTAGGGCAGGACAGGCTATTGCCCAGGCTGGTCTTGAACAAGCCTTGGCTACTTTAGCTGCTGCCGAGCGTGAAGAAAAAAACCTACAAGCTGTTTTTAGCGAACAACTATCTCAAACAGATAAAACCTTAGCTGACCTTGAAGCCGAAGGAATTATTTCTTCTTCACAAAGACAAACTTTGGTTATTGCCGAAACCGCCTTAGCTAATACTAAATCAACTTACCAACAAGCGGTAGATAGTCGGCAAGCTTCTTTGGTTATTACCCTAGACAGTCGCTTATCTTCTTTAGCTCCAACTTTAGATAGTTTAGATAATATGTTAACTGATGAAGATTTCCGTTCCCAGCTTCGTACTCCCACTAAAGCTTACTTACTTCTTGAGGCTAATGAGTTATTTGAAAAATCAGAAGATAGCTTAGCTGAAGCTTTGGTTAGAGTTGCTGAAGCAAAAAACGGTGGTACAAGTTATCAGGTAGACATGGCTTATGAGGCCAGTCAAAAGGCTGCAGGGGATATTTTCGCTTTGGCTAATTTATTGTTTACCATGCTCCAAAACATTAACGCTAATTTCCAATTTACACAGACCCAACTTGATTCCTATAAATCTTTAACAGAGGTTCACGTGAATTCTTTGTCCGTAACTATTTCTTCCCTACAATCTTCCAGACAAGCTTTGGATGATGCTCGTTTAAGTTATAATGTTAATGTCTCGGCAGCTGAAGAACAAGTTAATCAGGCTAAACTTAGTTTAGGTTTAGCGATTGATGGCACTAAAGACGGTGAAAGCTTAACTAAATTACAACAACAGCAACAACTAGACGCTGCTAAAGCTAGAGTTACCTCAGCCCAAGCCGGTGTTAAACTATCTTCGGCCCAGTTAGCTCAAGCTTCAGCTGGTCTTAAGATGATCGCTAAACAGACCGAAGATGCGGTAATGACTTCGCCGATTGAAGGCGTAATAACGGCGGTTAACTACCAAGTCGGGGAACAAGTACCTCCAGGACAGCCCGTGCTTTCTGTTTTGACCCAGAATAATTACCAGGTAGAAGTGGATGTTTCTGAAACAGATATTGCTAAGTTATCTCTTTATGATGAAGCTGAAATTATTCTGGATGCTTTACCTGATAAGACTTTTATAGGCTCTGTCTATTTTATTGAACCCGCCGCAACGGTTATCCAGGGTGTAACTTATTACAAAGTTAAAATAACCTTTGATCCTGGTGAAGACGAAAGAGTTCGAACCGGTATGACCGCTGACGCTGTTATTACGGCTTTGCGCTTAGAAGATGTTTTAACGATTCCGGCTCGGGCGGTACTGGAGAGAAATGGTAGTCGGCAAAAATACGTACGGGTTTTAGAAAATGAAGAATTAAAAGAAGTTGAGGTTGAAACAGGCCTAAACGGCGATGGTGGTTTAGTGGAAATTACTAAGGGACTTAAAGAAGGAGACATAGTTATAACCTTCATTAGAGAAAAATAA
- a CDS encoding ABC transporter ATP-binding protein has product MLIRAENLSKEFVTGEVITKVLRGVSLSIDQGEFVAIMGPSGSGKSTLMHILGLLDHPTGGSYFFADREVGSLDDEESASLRNSQIGFVFQSFNLLPRTTVLENVMLPLLYMRPVPKDASDRAKAVLDRVGLSHRLDYYTNRISGGEKQRVAIARALITEPSVIFADEPTGNLDSKSGTEVMRFLQELNEAGNTIILVTHETYTSEHAKRIISLRDGEIVSDKQVEKRRFAKEGEILK; this is encoded by the coding sequence ATGCTTATTAGGGCCGAGAATCTTTCTAAAGAGTTTGTTACCGGCGAGGTTATAACTAAAGTTTTGCGCGGTGTTTCTCTGTCTATTGATCAGGGAGAGTTTGTGGCCATTATGGGACCTTCTGGCTCTGGTAAGTCCACCCTAATGCACATCTTGGGTCTTTTAGATCACCCAACTGGTGGTAGTTATTTTTTTGCCGATCGGGAAGTTGGTTCTTTGGATGATGAAGAGTCTGCCAGTTTACGTAATAGCCAGATCGGTTTTGTCTTTCAGTCATTTAATCTTTTACCCCGTACGACTGTTTTAGAAAACGTTATGTTGCCCTTACTCTATATGAGACCTGTCCCCAAAGATGCTAGTGATAGAGCTAAGGCGGTTTTAGATAGAGTCGGTCTAAGTCATCGTCTTGATTATTATACTAACCGAATTTCTGGGGGAGAAAAACAAAGAGTAGCTATTGCCAGAGCCTTAATTACCGAGCCTTCGGTAATTTTTGCCGATGAACCCACCGGTAACCTAGATTCCAAATCAGGTACTGAGGTTATGCGTTTTTTACAAGAATTAAACGAAGCTGGTAATACGATTATTTTAGTTACCCACGAAACTTACACCTCAGAACACGCTAAGCGGATTATTAGTTTAAGAGACGGAGAGATTGTTAGTGATAAACAAGTGGAAAAGAGACGTTTTGCCAAGGAGGGAGAAATTTTAAAATAG
- the murB gene encoding UDP-N-acetylmuramate dehydrogenase has product MIKELLQHNYYLNGFSTYKIGGAAEYFLAVKKEDELRLAVEWAKSKNHPITILGGGSNVLINDQGVRGLVIHLENKNIILNEKTIVVGAGYDVGDLARFALVHNLSGLEWAIGIPGSLGGAIRGNAGAHGGSFDVITPKITIFNIETLSFHVLSRPECGFAYRHSRVKDDPKLVVWDATLELNEGDKEIMEKHIEEYLDYRRNSQPKEPSAGCIFKNFFAKDIGAVNPALYEQAEKDNKIRGGKIGAGYLIEQAGLMGYRQGGAEISQKHANFIINTDQAKSSDIVKIIEFVKKEIKNKYGVIMEEEVQYVGFN; this is encoded by the coding sequence ATGATCAAAGAACTATTACAACATAATTATTATCTTAATGGTTTTTCTACCTATAAAATAGGGGGTGCGGCTGAATATTTTTTGGCGGTTAAGAAAGAAGATGAGCTTAGATTAGCTGTTGAGTGGGCTAAAAGTAAGAATCACCCGATTACCATCTTAGGTGGAGGCAGTAATGTTTTAATTAATGATCAGGGAGTTAGGGGATTAGTTATTCATTTAGAAAATAAGAATATTATACTTAATGAAAAAACAATAGTTGTTGGAGCGGGCTATGATGTTGGAGATCTGGCTCGTTTTGCTTTAGTTCATAATTTATCTGGTCTTGAATGGGCTATTGGTATTCCAGGTTCTCTAGGTGGAGCGATTAGGGGTAACGCCGGCGCGCATGGTGGTTCTTTTGATGTTATTACTCCTAAGATTACGATTTTTAACATAGAGACTTTATCTTTTCATGTCTTATCCCGTCCGGAATGCGGTTTTGCTTATCGTCATAGTAGAGTTAAGGATGATCCTAAGTTAGTAGTCTGGGATGCCACTTTAGAATTAAATGAGGGAGATAAAGAAATAATGGAGAAACATATAGAAGAGTATTTAGATTATCGCAGAAATTCGCAACCTAAAGAACCCAGTGCTGGTTGTATTTTTAAAAACTTTTTTGCTAAAGACATTGGCGCTGTTAACCCAGCTCTTTATGAACAAGCAGAGAAGGATAATAAGATCAGGGGCGGTAAGATTGGTGCGGGCTACCTTATTGAACAAGCTGGTTTAATGGGTTATCGCCAAGGCGGAGCAGAGATAAGTCAGAAGCACGCTAATTTTATAATTAACACTGATCAGGCTAAATCATCGGATATTGTTAAGATAATTGAATTTGTTAAAAAAGAGATAAAGAATAAATACGGTGTAATAATGGAAGAAGAAGTACAATACGTAGGGTTTAATTAA
- a CDS encoding ABC transporter permease has translation MNTFYYSRLVKSALRELNSNRRRGFLTVLGIVIGVASVIIIMAIGAGAQSLILSQVQNFGSNLVGILPGKSDNNGPPAAVMGITITTLTLEDAEAIGNKNNIPYIEAVAPFFQSRGVLSWNANTYDSSIYGTGYQYMEVEGGELADGRFFTAEEQNSNARVMVLGSTVKEELFGENDPVGKTVRLNNSGYTVIGVMEERGTVAFQNYDDRVFVPITTVQRLIAGVKHLGFIRTKVSDEIYIEQTIKEIEALLRDRHGIRDQSGAGDDFSVRSAQDALNILRSITDGMRFFLGAMAALSLLVGGIGIMNIMLVRVTQRTREIGLRKAVGATRQDIVAQFLTEAVVLTLAGGFLGIVFGQTIAAVIAIVARQLGYEWPLVISIPAIIVAVSVAAVIGLIFGLYPAIKASRLEPVEALRHE, from the coding sequence ATGAATACCTTTTATTATTCGCGACTTGTTAAAAGCGCCCTAAGAGAACTTAATTCCAACCGTCGTCGCGGTTTTTTAACCGTCCTGGGTATTGTTATTGGAGTAGCTTCGGTAATTATTATTATGGCTATTGGAGCGGGAGCCCAGTCTTTGATTCTTTCACAAGTTCAGAATTTCGGCTCAAACTTGGTTGGTATTTTACCCGGTAAATCGGATAACAACGGACCCCCGGCGGCTGTTATGGGTATTACTATTACTACTCTTACTTTAGAAGACGCTGAGGCTATAGGTAATAAAAACAATATACCATATATTGAGGCGGTAGCGCCTTTTTTTCAAAGCAGGGGCGTTTTAAGCTGGAACGCCAATACCTATGATTCTAGTATTTACGGCACTGGTTATCAGTACATGGAAGTAGAGGGTGGGGAATTGGCAGACGGTCGTTTCTTTACGGCTGAAGAACAAAACTCTAATGCTCGGGTAATGGTTTTGGGTAGTACGGTTAAAGAAGAGCTTTTCGGAGAAAATGATCCAGTGGGAAAAACTGTGCGCTTAAATAATTCAGGCTATACGGTAATTGGCGTAATGGAAGAAAGAGGTACAGTGGCTTTTCAGAATTATGATGATCGGGTCTTTGTCCCTATTACTACAGTGCAAAGATTAATTGCCGGAGTTAAGCATTTGGGTTTTATTCGGACTAAAGTTAGTGATGAAATATATATTGAACAGACCATTAAAGAAATTGAGGCTCTTTTGCGAGATCGGCACGGTATTAGGGATCAAAGCGGTGCTGGCGATGATTTTTCTGTTAGAAGTGCCCAGGATGCCCTAAACATTCTTCGTTCAATTACAGACGGTATGAGGTTTTTCTTGGGAGCTATGGCCGCGTTGTCTTTGTTGGTTGGAGGTATTGGGATTATGAATATTATGTTGGTTAGAGTAACCCAAAGGACTAGAGAGATAGGACTAAGAAAGGCCGTAGGGGCAACTCGCCAAGATATTGTGGCCCAATTCTTAACTGAAGCGGTTGTCCTAACTTTAGCTGGTGGTTTTTTGGGTATAGTTTTTGGACAAACAATTGCGGCAGTTATTGCCATAGTAGCCAGACAACTCGGCTATGAATGGCCTTTGGTTATTTCCATACCGGCTATTATAGTGGCGGTTAGCGTAGCGGCGGTTATTGGCCTTATCTTTGGTCTTTACCCAGCCATTAAAGCCAGTCGTCTTGAGCCAGTGGAAGCTTTAAGGCATGAATAA
- a CDS encoding ABC transporter permease has product MTIKDSAINALRIMKNNKSRTGLTLLGLVIGITAVIIVFSAGEGIRGLVMGQVDAFGTDTIQTEIRVPTNKTGSAGDSDSAMAMAGGMQVTTLTVEDMEAVSALANVNSGYAAILGQEQASYGGENFQAFVLGTSPDYLAIDTATVVAEGRFFNEAEDKGASSVAVLGAGAKERLFGDEEALGKRIQIRNQRFTVIGVIEERGAVFFMNFDDYIYLPVRTLQKKVMGIDHITYMIHRLDEAERGEDTAEEIRWLLRDRHNITDPIKDDFLVTTMQEAIDMLNTITDALTFLLIGIVAISLLVGGVGIMNIMYVSVTERTMEIGLRKAVGASQGLIMRQFLVEAMIITLIGGIIGSILGTIISFGIAGLATALNFDWTFKIPLYAYAVAMIFSLGCGLAFGVSPAKAAAKLEPVEALRSE; this is encoded by the coding sequence ATGACTATTAAAGATTCGGCTATTAACGCTTTAAGGATAATGAAGAATAATAAGTCAAGAACCGGTTTAACTTTACTTGGTTTGGTTATTGGTATTACGGCTGTTATTATTGTTTTTTCGGCTGGTGAGGGGATTCGCGGTTTGGTTATGGGACAAGTGGACGCTTTTGGTACAGATACCATACAAACCGAAATCAGGGTTCCAACCAATAAGACGGGTTCGGCCGGAGACAGTGATTCGGCTATGGCTATGGCTGGTGGTATGCAAGTAACCACTTTAACGGTAGAAGACATGGAAGCGGTTTCGGCTTTAGCTAATGTTAACTCAGGTTACGCAGCAATTTTAGGGCAAGAACAGGCGAGCTATGGAGGTGAGAATTTTCAAGCTTTTGTTTTAGGTACTAGTCCGGATTATTTGGCCATAGATACAGCTACCGTAGTAGCCGAGGGTAGGTTTTTTAATGAAGCTGAAGATAAAGGCGCTTCTTCGGTGGCGGTCTTGGGTGCAGGCGCTAAAGAAAGGCTTTTCGGAGACGAAGAAGCCCTTGGTAAAAGAATCCAAATTCGTAACCAAAGATTTACCGTTATTGGAGTAATTGAAGAAAGAGGCGCGGTTTTTTTTATGAACTTTGATGATTATATTTATTTACCGGTTAGGACTTTACAAAAAAAAGTTATGGGTATTGATCATATAACCTATATGATTCATCGGCTTGATGAAGCTGAACGAGGAGAAGATACCGCCGAGGAGATAAGGTGGCTTTTACGAGACAGACATAATATTACCGATCCAATTAAAGATGATTTTTTAGTAACCACCATGCAAGAGGCTATAGATATGCTTAATACCATTACCGATGCTTTAACTTTTCTTTTAATCGGTATTGTAGCGATTTCCTTATTAGTTGGGGGAGTGGGTATTATGAATATTATGTATGTTTCTGTTACCGAAAGAACCATGGAGATAGGTTTAAGAAAAGCCGTTGGAGCGAGTCAAGGTTTAATTATGAGACAATTTTTGGTTGAAGCGATGATTATTACTTTAATTGGGGGGATTATAGGGTCAATATTGGGGACAATAATTTCGTTTGGTATTGCCGGCTTAGCAACAGCGCTTAACTTTGATTGGACTTTTAAAATACCGCTTTACGCCTACGCCGTAGCTATGATCTTTTCTTTGGGTTGCGGTTTAGCCTTCGGAGTTTCGCCAGCCAAAGCTGCCGCCAAACTTGAACCAGTGGAAGCTTTAAGGTCTGAGTAA
- a CDS encoding FISUMP domain-containing protein: MKTNNTPTFLSSLVPTRLVLGRGAAFTLIELLVVIAIIGVLSTLVIVALGNSRASARDAKRLNDLKAMANALELYYADNNQYPASITPGQPLQANDIVYISKVPNNPTPRTDGICPDSDYTYTAIPHKPGHYQFSGCLGGSSGSFTAGPISHNTESGIINCGGPITDLDGNVYNTVQIGSQCWMKENLNTKIRPNGTCINGGGNPPCPIASVADDGLGRSCYSNTESICTTDGSLYTWAAAMDGSTTPGAQGICPTGWHVPTHDELTTLERAICTSSTCVTDFPYNASTTGYRGTDEGRKLKSERTVNGSPPPGIPTSDHPRWNYNANFGTDTSGFSALPAGYRSTAGSSFGGRSTYLHLWASLPTGGSAWSRYLFSSDARMARVTYSQAYGFSVRCLKD; the protein is encoded by the coding sequence ATGAAAACTAATAATACACCAACTTTTTTATCTTCATTAGTCCCTACTCGTCTAGTTCTGGGTCGTGGCGCAGCTTTTACCCTAATAGAACTATTAGTAGTTATAGCCATCATAGGGGTATTATCCACCTTAGTTATAGTAGCCCTAGGAAATTCTCGTGCCAGTGCTAGAGACGCTAAAAGATTAAATGATCTGAAAGCCATGGCTAATGCTCTAGAACTATATTATGCAGATAATAATCAATACCCAGCATCTATTACTCCGGGTCAACCTTTACAAGCTAATGATATAGTTTATATAAGCAAGGTACCAAATAATCCAACTCCAAGAACAGATGGTATCTGTCCAGATAGTGATTATACCTATACTGCTATTCCTCATAAACCAGGACACTACCAATTCTCGGGTTGCTTAGGCGGCAGTAGTGGCTCTTTCACAGCTGGGCCTATTAGTCATAATACTGAATCAGGTATTATTAACTGTGGAGGACCAATTACTGATCTGGATGGCAATGTCTACAACACTGTCCAAATCGGCTCACAATGCTGGATGAAAGAGAATCTTAACACTAAGATTAGACCAAACGGTACTTGTATTAACGGAGGAGGTAACCCTCCTTGTCCCATTGCTTCTGTTGCGGACGATGGTCTTGGGAGATCTTGTTATTCTAATACTGAATCTATCTGCACCACCGATGGCTCTCTCTACACCTGGGCTGCCGCTATGGACGGATCTACCACTCCGGGAGCCCAAGGTATTTGTCCTACAGGTTGGCATGTCCCAACCCATGACGAGCTTACAACTTTGGAAAGAGCGATTTGTACTTCTAGTACTTGCGTGACAGATTTTCCTTATAATGCAAGCACGACTGGCTATCGAGGCACAGATGAAGGTAGAAAACTTAAGTCTGAACGTACCGTTAATGGCAGTCCTCCCCCAGGTATACCAACCAGTGACCACCCTCGTTGGAATTATAATGCTAATTTTGGTACTGACACTTCCGGTTTTTCTGCACTGCCTGCTGGTTACCGGAGTACGGCTGGTTCGTCTTTTGGTGGTCGCTCCACTTACTTGCACTTATGGGCATCTTTGCCTACTGGAGGTTCAGCTTGGAGTCGTTATTTATTCTCATCTGATGCGAGAATGGCTCGCGTTACTTATTCGCAGGCCTACGGGTTTAGTGTCCGTTGTCTCAAGGATTAA